Within the Fibrobacter sp. genome, the region CTTTTCTGCCTTTAAACATAAGAGTAAAAATAAATCCCTTCCGAAATCCTTTCTTTAAAAAACTGAATGGTATAATTCAGAGACAATACCCATACCGGAACCGGAATCGAGAACAATGAAATCGATCCCGATGCCAATACCGAATAAGAGCAATAAAGTCAGCAGACATCACTGGGTTTAATAATAACTACCGGCTGAAACCAGAAGATATTTAATACCTGAAAAACCGGTATCGCGGGATGATCTTTTCCCGGATGCATTTCAACAGAGTTTTCCCCATCTTAACGCACACATGGCACAATAGCCATGGCCGTTTTCCAGATCGGTACTGTTTCTTAATTCCTGATATGTCGCAGTTGGGTTTTGGGAGTAATAAATGGCATTTCTGACCGACCGCATAGTTTTATCATTCCATATTTTGTAAACATCATCCACATAGATATTACCAAGCCTGTATTCTCCGGCGTTTACGCGATTTATCTTCCCTTCCACCATTTCCTCGATATGCTTATCCCCGGGCTTTTCCTTGTTCAGGCTCCCGTACATATAGCAGCAGGGATAAATCTCCCCATCAATGCCGACCACTACAGAAGTAAAGGGTTCTGCACAACCTTTCGGAGCAGTATAATTTTTCAGATAATGTGGTCTTTCGGGATAAAACTCTTTATATGTTTCTTTCGTTGTCCCAGGGTAAATAACATTAAAATCGAATCCGAATTGACGGCAAAAACTGCCAATTTCTTCCAGATAGAGTTCAGTTTGCTTAGTGATAAGACTCTGAATACCAATAATGACATCAGACCGCAATTCAGCAAGACGCTTCAGGTTTCCAAGAACTCTGACCAAATCTCCGCGCGGCCTCATGGCCGCATAAATATCATGCCTGAAAGAATCAATGGAAAACTGAACTATGGTCTGCGGCGGAAGGGCCATTATTTTCTCATCAGTCCAAAGCATACCATTTGTAACCATGTGCATTTTCAATTGAAATCTTTTGATGACTTCCATTATCTTAAGCCATTCAGGATGCAGTAACGGCTCACCATGTCCAAGAATAACTATTCTCTGCAGGGTAGGCAGCTTGTTAATAATCTCTTCAATTTTTTCTACAGAAAGGAATCTGTGCTTTAACTTATCGACATTGCACAATGCGCATTTGAGGTTACACCCGATCATAATCTCCAGCATCAAGGAAACCAGATTCGGCCTGGGCAATGGAGCTACAATCATTTTTTCTTCCGGAAGATGTGCAGAAGTTTTTTCTGCAACGGTATTTCTGACAGCAGTATCACTTTCCACCATATACGTGTCCCTTCCAACTAATCATTACATATATCATATATATCGTATACGGAGATAATTTCCTTGAGTCATTTGTGACTCCAAAGCTTTACACCACCCTGTCGGTCAAGTGTAAACACAGGGAACACTTTCTTTTCAGTTTCTTTCCAACTGCCGGATTGTTCATAATTCTCTCTGTATAAAGAATATTTCTCTTTTTGTCATCAAACAATTTCGTAATACACATCCTCAACCTTTTTAACAGCCTCTTCCCATGTGAATTTCGATGCCAGTTCCCGTAACTCCTCTGTGGGCCCCTTATCCATGGCTCTTAAAACCGCATCACGAATAGACTCCGGAGAATCCGGTTCACAATACTCACAGAGGTCACCCAGATAATCCCTGATCGCACCCCAGCTCGAGGCAACAGTCGCACACCCATACCGTGCAGCTTCCAGTGTTACAAGTCCGGGCAGTTCGTACCAGCTTGGAAGGCAGTGTACTCTTGCAGCCCTGAATGCAGAGACAAGCATCTTATCTGTTAACCGTCCAGTAAACAGTGTGGTTCCTTTTCTCCTGAAAGCTTTGCAAAACGAGGCATACATAGGATCGTAGGAAAAACCGGCATCAGCAAATACAACCGGGATATTGTCATTCTCAAGGGCTTTTAGCAGCATCAATTGATTTTTCCGGATTTCCAGTCTTCCGACACACAATACGAAATTCTCCAGTCCATAAGTCTTTTTGAACAGGTCCCCGGAAATTTCAGTGTCAATTATACTTGACCCGAAAGGGATAACAGAGATTTTTGCAGACTGGAAGAGTTTCTGCAGGTATGAGGCTTCCGTGTTGCCGCATGCAAGCAGTCTGTGGGCATACAGGGCAGTAATTTTTGATGTCTGAGGACTAACAGGAACAGCTTTGGAAAGCATCTGCTTAAATCCATCAAATAATCCCGGATCCTGACCCTGCCTTATATAATTCTCGAAAAACTCCTTGGTAATTAACGCTTTTTTCAAATATAGCGGCATATCTTCCTGAAGTGAAGTGACTACAAATGGTTTGCGGTACTTTATCGCGTTGTTAAGGAACTTCTCAAGTTCCTGAGGCAGGCACATATTGAATGAATGAACAATATCATACCCGCTGAGATTTACATCCGCATCAGTCGATAAATCTACCGTGTGCCCGCGTGATTCCAGTTGTTCCTGAAGACGTTTCTGGACAACAGAATCACCTCCGGGCATATTTAATGAGTTAGCCCTGTTTTGAAAGAGAATTTTCAATTTTTTCCTGTTTAATGATGATACCGACCGGTCTTAAAAACAGGTCTGAAACTCTCTATTGCCCCCTCTATTTTTTTTACCAATTCCGTTCGGGGCTGTGTATTTCTGTATTCATCGTAATAGCACAGAGCCTTAACATAATTCTTCTGCTCAAACAGTGTGACAATCGTATTTACAAATTCACTGTGCCCCGGAGCAGGTCGTATTTTGTCCCTATCCGGGATATCATCAAAGGACCCTGTCTCTGAAAAATCAATACAACCCTCGAATGCTGTTTTCTGGTAACAGAATGGAAGCAGCAGTGATGAAAAAACTGCTACGAGGTTGCTTTCAACCGATGGACAGTTTCCATGCATGGCAGGTTCGATAAATGGAAGAATAGAGGGATTCTCCTTAATTATCATGCTGCGCCAGGCCTGGTTTTTCACAGCAATTATCTGAATTATGTCGCTTAGAATCACTCTTTTCATTGTGGACGACAGAGATGAACCCATTATCGCCCGCATCAGATTGATAGTAAGGGTAGTGTAAGGTTTTTCAGCCCCTCCCAGTCCCTTGCTTATTGCATCCATCTGTTCCTGAGCGGTTCGGCCATTAAGACGGTAGTAAAAGAGTTTTTCAGAGATAAACTGTACTTCACCAATCAGAGAAATAAGAAGCAGGTAGATGACATCATTGCCATAACATTTAATATCCAGTCTGATTTTTTCAAGTACATCTCTTCTGTATAATCCATAGGAATTATATCCGACATTGGTTTCATTAAAAAATTGATGCCACTCTGCTGCGCAGTCCCATACCCACTGTATGCAGCGGTGGATACGGAAATTCACATGGAACACCCTTGGGAGAGAGAAATTGTACAGCAGGAACAGCCATTACCACCGATGGATTCGCATCGAGACATTCGACACATCTTTTTAGAAATGACGGATGCCATTGATCATCATGTGATGCCATCTGGTAATAAATCCCCTTTGAGGCCATCGAGAACGCTTTTTGCCCATTATCATTCATCCCGTAATTGCGGTCACGCCTGTAGTAAGTTATACGGGAATCATGTGCTGCATAACTCCGGCAAAGCTCTTCTGTTCCGTCGGTAGAAGCATTGTCGCAGATTACAAATTCAAAGTCTCCATACTCCTGAGCCAGAAGAGACTCTATCGCCAGTTTGAGCAGATCACCCCCATTATACACCGGCATTCCAATACTTACACGTGGTTTTCCATCTGATTTGTTCATTTTGCCCATTTATTCAAGTTAAGTTTACAATCTTATAAGCTTTTACGGTTCCTTGAATTCCTCAGGATAATTCTCCAGTGTTTTGCAAGTGGACTCTGATACGAAAATCGCGTTTGCTGTCCATAACCGTCCCGCCCTCGTAAATAGAAAAGGACTTAAAATCCCAGAGCAGGTAAGAATGTTTTTCCAGAAAGGCAGAGATGGAAAGCAAACTGCTTTGTCCGCTGTAGTTCTCCGCAAAGAGGACTTCCGAATAGATAAGTCTTATCGCGCCGTTTTTCAGGAGGCTGTCTGCTCCCTGAACATCTATCTTCAGAATATCAATTTCTTTAACCCCATTACGTTTACAATAGCTGTCCAGTGTTCCTGTTTTAACCTCGATTTTGTCATAATCGCAGTTGCCTTTTACACTTTTCTTTCTGATAATGGGATCGGGTTCAAGCAGTGACGATGCGCTCTTACACCTTGTTGAATAAAAGGTTCTAACGCCTTCAGTTTCAGCAAGCGCAAGATTTTCAAGTGAAATACCATCTGTCCCGCCAAATTGTCGCACGAGTGTTTCAAAACAGTCCGGCAGAGGCTCGAACGATGTAATTTTACATTCCGGAAATAACCTGCGGTACCCTTCGATACTCTGGCCGATATTTGCACCCACATCGAATATCAAAGGATCCCTGCCAATCTCCAGCCGTCTTATAAACTCTTTCTGACGAATGAAAAACTTTTCTTCTGCCTGGGGGTTAATGTATGACATTATTTGTTCTCCTGCCTGACTCGTTTCAGATATCCCGACGGGGCCGCAGTCACAACAAGCTTCGCTTCTATCTCCTCATCAACAATAAAATCATTATTATTCGTCAGAAACTCCCTGATCGCGGTTCTGGGGTTATTACCCGGCCCCCAGTCACGGTCGGAATAAAACCCCTCCGGCATATCCTCTATTATTCCATCAAAGACAACACAATAACTGCCCACTGAGACCAGGCCGGAATAAAGCTGCAGCTCACGAAGAACATGAGCGTGAGTGTGATTTGAATCAAGACTGACCATCACACTCCGGTATTTCCCTGCAATATCATATACCTGCTTTGCAATTGCATCATCGATACTGGAACCCTCTATCATTTTTATCCGATGACTCATTGGATGTTTTTCTAT harbors:
- a CDS encoding FkbM family methyltransferase, translated to MSYINPQAEEKFFIRQKEFIRRLEIGRDPLIFDVGANIGQSIEGYRRLFPECKITSFEPLPDCFETLVRQFGGTDGISLENLALAETEGVRTFYSTRCKSASSLLEPDPIIRKKSVKGNCDYDKIEVKTGTLDSYCKRNGVKEIDILKIDVQGADSLLKNGAIRLIYSEVLFAENYSGQSSLLSISAFLEKHSYLLWDFKSFSIYEGGTVMDSKRDFRIRVHLQNTGELS
- a CDS encoding glycosyltransferase family 4 protein, with translation MKILFQNRANSLNMPGGDSVVQKRLQEQLESRGHTVDLSTDADVNLSGYDIVHSFNMCLPQELEKFLNNAIKYRKPFVVTSLQEDMPLYLKKALITKEFFENYIRQGQDPGLFDGFKQMLSKAVPVSPQTSKITALYAHRLLACGNTEASYLQKLFQSAKISVIPFGSSIIDTEISGDLFKKTYGLENFVLCVGRLEIRKNQLMLLKALENDNIPVVFADAGFSYDPMYASFCKAFRRKGTTLFTGRLTDKMLVSAFRAARVHCLPSWYELPGLVTLEAARYGCATVASSWGAIRDYLGDLCEYCEPDSPESIRDAVLRAMDKGPTEELRELASKFTWEEAVKKVEDVYYEIV
- a CDS encoding glycosyltransferase family 2 protein, with product MNKSDGKPRVSIGMPVYNGGDLLKLAIESLLAQEYGDFEFVICDNASTDGTEELCRSYAAHDSRITYYRRDRNYGMNDNGQKAFSMASKGIYYQMASHDDQWHPSFLKRCVECLDANPSVVMAVPAVQFLSPKGVPCEFPYPPLHTVGMGLRSRVASIF
- a CDS encoding cephalosporin hydroxylase, with the translated sequence MEDLKENTIKGNPVEEFKEECRERILSYPSDENLQKSGKSFLFETLRTKYSYNFTWFGRPIIQYPQDIVALQEIIWRVKPECILEIGIAHGGSLIYSASMLELLGNDGIVLGVDIDIRAHNRAEIEKHPMSHRIKMIEGSSIDDAIAKQVYDIAGKYRSVMVSLDSNHTHAHVLRELQLYSGLVSVGSYCVVFDGIIEDMPEGFYSDRDWGPGNNPRTAIREFLTNNNDFIVDEEIEAKLVVTAAPSGYLKRVRQENK
- a CDS encoding radical SAM protein translates to MVESDTAVRNTVAEKTSAHLPEEKMIVAPLPRPNLVSLMLEIMIGCNLKCALCNVDKLKHRFLSVEKIEEIINKLPTLQRIVILGHGEPLLHPEWLKIMEVIKRFQLKMHMVTNGMLWTDEKIMALPPQTIVQFSIDSFRHDIYAAMRPRGDLVRVLGNLKRLAELRSDVIIGIQSLITKQTELYLEEIGSFCRQFGFDFNVIYPGTTKETYKEFYPERPHYLKNYTAPKGCAEPFTSVVVGIDGEIYPCCYMYGSLNKEKPGDKHIEEMVEGKINRVNAGEYRLGNIYVDDVYKIWNDKTMRSVRNAIYYSQNPTATYQELRNSTDLENGHGYCAMCALRWGKLC